The nucleotide sequence TGTGCGCAAGTCCTTGTACGCGCCGCCGATGCAGCGGCCCGAGGCCATTTCGAAGCGTGCACCGTGGAGGGGGCACATCACCGCGCCGCGCCGGATGCGCCCGGTCGAGACAAGCGCGGCCTGATGGGTGCAGCGGTCGTTCACCGCGAACAGGCCTTCGTCGGTCTTGGCCACAAGCACGTGCCAGCCGCCGAGCTTGGCGGCGAGTTTGCCTTCTGCCGGGAATTCGGCCTCGGGGATCACGGAATGCCAGGTCTCGCTCACGTGCGTCATGTCCTCAATTGAATCGTATCGTCTGGATCGGGTCGGTCCCGCGATAGTCCTGCGCGGCCTGCGCCACCATCGCGTAGAAATCAACCAGCACCGGGGCGGGCGCGTAAAGTTCGGTCATCAGGCCGAGCGTGGCGGTGGTATCGGCAAAGGCAAAGACGAAGCCATCGGTCATTTCGGCGCGCAAGGCGCAAGGCGCGCCTTGGCCTGCCAACCGCGCCAGTTCTGCATCGACGTCCTCCACGAATACTGCCGCGTGATGCACGCCCCAGCGGCCCGATCCCTCGGGATAGACGTCGCGGAAGGGCGAGGGGCCGGGATTGTTCTGCGCGACGAACTCCACCATGATCTCGCCCCATTGCCCGTACGCCGAGGTGTGATCGAGGGTGCGCTCCACCCCGCGATGCACCGCGCGCGCGAGCGGGATATTGTCCGCCACGAAATACGGCCCCGACCCGAATGCCGCGTGGTGCGCGCGGGCGGCCAAGCGCACATCCTCGACGAAGAACGCGATCTGGCGGATCGGGAGTTGTGCCGTCATATCGAGGCGCCGCCATCGACGCGGAATTCCGCGCCCGTGGCAAAGGCGCTGGCGTCGCTGGCGAGGAAGACCGCCATCGCGGCGATTTCCTCGGGCCTGCCGAGGCGGCCCACCGGGTGAACGTCAACGAAGCTCTGGTAGAGCGCATCCGGGTTGTCGGACTGCGCCAGCACCTTGTCGATGATCGGCGTGTGGATCGCGCCGGGGTGGATCGAATTGCAGCGAATGCCATAGCCGCTCTCGGCAAAGTGCAGCGCGCAGGACTTGGTCATCAGCGTCACAGCCGCCTTGGCCGCATTATAGGCAACGAGGTTGGACGACGCTTTCACGCCTGAAAGCGACGACATGTTGATGATCGAACCGCCATGCGCCTTCATCCTGGGCAGAGCGGCCTGCGTGCCCATGAACACGCCGAGCACGTCGATATCGAGTTCGTGGCGGAACTGGTCGAGGGTGATCTCCTCGATCGATCCCAGCGTGGTGATCCCGGCATTGTTGACCAGCACGTCGATCCGCGCAAACGGCGCGAGTGCCTTGGCCCAAGAGGCTTCCTGCGTCACGTCGAGCGAAACGAACCGCGCGCCCAGTTCTGCGGCCAGCGCCTCGCCGCCTGCAGCATCGATGTCCGCGATGATCACGTTGGCACCCTCATCCGCATAAGCGCGCACGATCGCCTCGCCGAGTCCCGACGCGCCACCGGTCACGAATGCGACCTTGCCTTCCAGCACTCCCATTGTTTTTCCTTCTCAGATCAGGACGAGCGTCTTGCCGGTGGTCTTGCCGCCCATCAGCTCGATGAAGGCTTCGGGCAGCTTTTCGAGACCCTCGCGCACGTTCTCGAGTGGCTTCAGTTTCCCTTCGGCAAAGAGCCGGTCGAGCATCGCCTGTGCCTCGCCCAGCACTTCGGGGTGATCATATGTGATGAACCCGCGCATGGTCAGGCGGTTGACGACGAGTTGCCAGAGGTTGCGGTTGCCGTGCGGATTATCGGCATCATTGTATTGCGCGATCATGCCGCACACGGCGATGCGGCCGTGCAGGCGCATCAGCGGCATTACCGCTTCGAGCGTTTCGGCGCCGACATTGTCGAAATAGACGTCAATGCCCTCGGGCGCGGCGGCGGCAATGGCTGCGCCGAGATCACCCACGGCCTTGTAATCGATCGCAACATCGGCGCCGAGATCGCGCACGATCTGCGCCTTGTCAGGCCCGCCCGCAAGCCCGATCACGCGGCAGCCCGCCGCCTTCGCCAACTGCACCACGGTGCTGCCGGTCGCGCCCGCTGCGGCGCTGACCAGGACGGTCTCGCCCGCCTTGGCCTTGCCGATCTCGAACAGGCCGACCCATGCGGTGAGGCCGACCGGGCCGAGTGCGCCCATGTAATGCTGCAGCGGCACGCCGGGTGCGGCTTCGACTTTCTCGATCCCCAGCGCATCGCCGCCGACGACATAATATTCCGACCATACCGCAAACGTGCGCAGCAAGGTGCCGACGGGCCAGTCGGGATTGTTCGACTCGACCACTTCGCCCAGCGACATGCCGTTGATCGGCGCGCCCAGTGCCACCGGCGGAAGGTAGCTTGGCCGGTCATCCAGAAAGCCGCGAATGGCCGGATCGCACGAGCCTACGCGCATCCGCACAAGGATTTCGCCGGGGCCGGGCACCGGGCGCGGGGCTTCGGTCAGGGCGAAATCGCCGGGGACGGGAATGCCGACCGGGCGGCGGACGAGCGTGATCTGGCGTGTGGTTTCCATGGCGCACTCTTAGCGCGTGGGCGCGGCGCACAAGCGCTAGTTATATCGCTAGGTTTCACGGGCGCCCGGCTTGGGTGATCCTGTCGCAAACACGAGAGGA is from Novosphingobium sp. MMS21-SN21R and encodes:
- a CDS encoding Rieske (2Fe-2S) protein, with product MTHVSETWHSVIPEAEFPAEGKLAAKLGGWHVLVAKTDEGLFAVNDRCTHQAALVSTGRIRRGAVMCPLHGARFEMASGRCIGGAYKDLRTFAVRVEGGQIEVCVPDEKPGMDELPVVM
- a CDS encoding VOC family protein: MTAQLPIRQIAFFVEDVRLAARAHHAAFGSGPYFVADNIPLARAVHRGVERTLDHTSAYGQWGEIMVEFVAQNNPGPSPFRDVYPEGSGRWGVHHAAVFVEDVDAELARLAGQGAPCALRAEMTDGFVFAFADTTATLGLMTELYAPAPVLVDFYAMVAQAAQDYRGTDPIQTIRFN
- a CDS encoding glucose 1-dehydrogenase, whose product is MGVLEGKVAFVTGGASGLGEAIVRAYADEGANVIIADIDAAGGEALAAELGARFVSLDVTQEASWAKALAPFARIDVLVNNAGITTLGSIEEITLDQFRHELDIDVLGVFMGTQAALPRMKAHGGSIINMSSLSGVKASSNLVAYNAAKAAVTLMTKSCALHFAESGYGIRCNSIHPGAIHTPIIDKVLAQSDNPDALYQSFVDVHPVGRLGRPEEIAAMAVFLASDASAFATGAEFRVDGGASI
- a CDS encoding NADP-dependent oxidoreductase; this encodes METTRQITLVRRPVGIPVPGDFALTEAPRPVPGPGEILVRMRVGSCDPAIRGFLDDRPSYLPPVALGAPINGMSLGEVVESNNPDWPVGTLLRTFAVWSEYYVVGGDALGIEKVEAAPGVPLQHYMGALGPVGLTAWVGLFEIGKAKAGETVLVSAAAGATGSTVVQLAKAAGCRVIGLAGGPDKAQIVRDLGADVAIDYKAVGDLGAAIAAAAPEGIDVYFDNVGAETLEAVMPLMRLHGRIAVCGMIAQYNDADNPHGNRNLWQLVVNRLTMRGFITYDHPEVLGEAQAMLDRLFAEGKLKPLENVREGLEKLPEAFIELMGGKTTGKTLVLI